A stretch of Corynebacterium timonense DNA encodes these proteins:
- a CDS encoding error-prone DNA polymerase, producing MRFNGGEVMTWSRLERILSSRPGPAPVPVGHVPPPAAAAPRPSAGSVPFAELHAVSSYSFLNGASEPEELVQRAHQLGMTALAVLDRDGFYGAVKVAEAAAEVGIDTVFGAELTLGDRVLPVLATGPEGYRRLSRMIARAHMDAGEKGRVSYPPLELIADRLGGSCIVVAGWRWADEIDHLVELFGVDRVVREYEVSLTPEDADHHALLDRYPHVPAIVTAAPAAATREQARVAGAKRSLGRRQALDAAYSELHPMGANWLRSGEQIEQMLPGAREKIDVALAIGAQCAFTLNLVAPNLPRWDTPAGHDEMSWLRRITLAGAEVRYATRPAEIREKAMRQIAYELGVIEELNFPGYFLIVHDLVDFCRRENILCQGRGSAANSAVCFALGITNAEPISAGLLFERFLSPDRDGPPDIDLDIESGRREEVIQYVYDTYGRDNAAQVANVITYRTKGAIRDAARALGYAQGAADAWSKGLEDPPEAVERLAAQLKGQPRHLGIHSGGMVICDRPIADVVPVEWARMENRSVVQWDKDDCASAGLVKFDLLGLGMLEALHHMIDVVRDTTGRDVNLWELDVTDSEVYDMLCRADAVGVFQVESRAQLSTLPRLKPRRFFDLVVEVALIRPGPIQGGSVHPYLRRRDGTEAVVYDHPVLEKSLGKTLGIPLFQEQLMQIAVDAAGFSGREADALRRAMGSKRSPEKMARLKKRFFDGCWQTNQIDEETAEKLWTKIVAFAAYGFPESHSQSFASLVFFSAWFKRYYPAQFCVGLLRAQPMGFYSPQSLIQDARRHGITVHPVSVNESGVEARCVDNATIRVGLNLVKGLGAAGAARVEAAQPFTGIPDLARRADLSVEQVAALARAGALDCFGVDRRQAQWQAGIAATEREGMLPGLSAIAAPVLPGMNAFELMAADIAATGVTPDVQPIELLRDALLHDAILTAHDLATVEDGTRVRVAGVVTHRQRPGTAGGIVFLGMEDETGLINVMVSPGLWKRQKVVARTAKALIVRGVVQNASGAVTVVADKLEPLVMGEWLSRGSRDFH from the coding sequence ATGAGATTCAACGGCGGGGAGGTCATGACCTGGTCCCGGCTGGAGCGCATCCTCTCCAGCCGGCCCGGGCCTGCCCCCGTGCCCGTCGGGCACGTCCCGCCGCCCGCCGCGGCGGCGCCGCGACCGTCGGCGGGCAGCGTGCCCTTCGCCGAGCTGCACGCCGTGTCCTCCTACAGCTTCCTCAACGGGGCGAGCGAACCGGAAGAACTCGTTCAGCGTGCCCACCAGTTAGGCATGACGGCGCTCGCCGTGCTGGATAGGGACGGTTTCTACGGCGCAGTGAAGGTCGCGGAGGCGGCCGCCGAGGTGGGGATTGATACCGTTTTCGGCGCGGAGCTCACCCTGGGCGATCGTGTCCTGCCTGTGCTGGCGACGGGGCCGGAGGGGTACCGGCGGCTGTCGCGCATGATCGCCCGGGCGCACATGGACGCGGGAGAAAAAGGCCGCGTCTCCTACCCGCCGCTGGAGCTCATCGCCGACCGGCTTGGCGGCTCCTGCATTGTCGTGGCCGGGTGGCGGTGGGCCGATGAGATCGATCACCTGGTCGAATTGTTTGGAGTAGACCGAGTGGTCAGGGAGTACGAGGTGTCGCTGACGCCCGAGGACGCCGACCACCACGCGCTGCTCGACCGGTATCCGCACGTGCCGGCGATTGTCACGGCGGCCCCGGCCGCGGCGACGCGGGAGCAGGCGCGGGTGGCGGGGGCGAAGCGGTCACTGGGGCGTCGACAAGCACTCGATGCTGCCTACAGCGAGCTGCACCCGATGGGCGCGAACTGGCTGCGCTCCGGCGAACAGATCGAGCAGATGCTGCCCGGGGCGCGCGAAAAGATCGATGTCGCGCTGGCGATTGGCGCGCAGTGCGCCTTCACCCTCAACCTCGTCGCACCGAACCTGCCGCGCTGGGACACGCCCGCCGGCCACGACGAGATGAGCTGGCTGCGCCGTATCACGCTCGCTGGCGCGGAGGTCCGCTACGCCACGCGCCCGGCCGAGATCCGGGAGAAGGCGATGCGGCAGATTGCGTACGAGCTCGGCGTCATCGAGGAGCTGAACTTCCCCGGGTACTTCCTCATCGTCCACGACCTGGTCGATTTTTGCCGCCGGGAGAACATCCTCTGCCAGGGCCGGGGCTCGGCCGCGAACTCGGCGGTGTGCTTCGCCCTGGGCATCACCAACGCGGAGCCGATCAGCGCGGGCCTGCTCTTCGAGCGCTTCCTCTCCCCGGACCGCGACGGCCCGCCGGACATCGACCTCGACATCGAATCGGGCCGGCGCGAGGAGGTGATCCAGTACGTCTACGACACCTACGGGCGCGACAACGCCGCGCAGGTAGCCAACGTGATCACCTACCGCACCAAGGGCGCGATCCGCGACGCCGCCCGCGCGCTCGGCTACGCCCAGGGCGCGGCGGACGCGTGGTCGAAGGGCCTGGAGGACCCGCCGGAGGCCGTTGAACGCCTCGCGGCCCAGCTGAAGGGCCAGCCCCGCCACCTGGGCATTCACTCCGGCGGCATGGTCATCTGCGACCGTCCCATCGCAGACGTCGTGCCCGTGGAGTGGGCGCGGATGGAGAACCGCTCGGTGGTGCAGTGGGACAAAGACGACTGCGCCTCGGCCGGCCTCGTGAAGTTCGACCTGCTGGGCCTCGGCATGCTCGAGGCGCTGCACCACATGATCGACGTGGTGCGCGACACCACCGGCCGCGATGTGAACCTCTGGGAGCTTGACGTCACCGACAGCGAGGTCTACGACATGCTGTGCCGCGCCGACGCCGTGGGGGTGTTCCAGGTGGAATCGCGCGCCCAGCTGTCCACCCTGCCGCGGCTGAAACCGCGCCGCTTCTTCGACCTCGTCGTCGAGGTCGCCCTCATCCGCCCCGGCCCGATCCAGGGCGGCTCCGTGCACCCCTACCTGCGCCGCCGCGACGGGACGGAGGCCGTGGTGTACGACCACCCGGTGCTGGAGAAATCGCTGGGCAAAACCCTGGGCATCCCCCTGTTCCAGGAGCAGCTCATGCAGATCGCCGTCGACGCCGCCGGCTTCTCCGGCCGCGAGGCGGACGCCCTGCGCCGCGCGATGGGATCGAAGCGCTCGCCGGAGAAGATGGCGCGGCTGAAGAAACGCTTCTTCGACGGGTGCTGGCAGACCAACCAGATCGACGAGGAGACGGCGGAGAAGCTGTGGACCAAGATCGTCGCCTTTGCCGCCTACGGCTTCCCGGAGTCGCACTCGCAGTCGTTTGCGTCGCTGGTGTTCTTCTCGGCGTGGTTCAAGCGCTACTACCCGGCGCAGTTCTGCGTCGGCCTGCTGCGCGCCCAGCCGATGGGCTTCTACTCGCCGCAGTCGCTCATCCAGGACGCCCGCCGCCACGGCATCACGGTGCACCCCGTCAGCGTCAACGAGTCGGGGGTGGAGGCGCGCTGCGTCGACAACGCCACCATCCGCGTCGGGCTGAACCTGGTCAAAGGCCTAGGCGCCGCGGGCGCCGCGCGCGTCGAGGCCGCCCAACCCTTCACCGGGATCCCGGACCTGGCGCGCCGGGCGGACCTGTCGGTCGAGCAGGTCGCGGCGCTCGCGCGGGCCGGGGCGCTGGACTGCTTCGGCGTGGATCGCCGCCAAGCGCAGTGGCAGGCCGGCATCGCCGCCACCGAACGCGAGGGCATGCTGCCGGGCCTGTCCGCCATCGCCGCGCCCGTGCTGCCCGGCATGAACGCCTTCGAGCTCATGGCCGCCGACATCGCCGCCACCGGGGTCACCCCGGACGTGCAGCCCATCGAGCTGCTGCGCGACGCCTTGCTTCACGACGCCATCCTCACCGCCCACGACCTCGCCACCGTCGAGGACGGCACCCGCGTCCGCGTCGCCGGCGTGGTCACGCACCGCCAGCGCCCCGGCACCGCCGGCGGCATCGTCTTCCTCGGCATGGAGGACGAGACGGGCCTGATCAACGTTATGGTCTCGCCGGGGTTATGGAAAAGGCAGAAGGTGGTGGCGCGCACCGCGAAGGCGCTCATCGTGCGCGGCGTGGTCCAGAACGCTTCCGGCGCCGTCACCGTCGTGGCGGACAAACTCGAACCGCTGGTGATGGGGGAGTGGCTGTCCCGGGGGTCGCGGGACTTCCACTAG
- a CDS encoding MetQ/NlpA family ABC transporter substrate-binding protein, translating into MRFTRAFAAASATLIAAAGLTACSDEQEQADPANNADGEPAVVRIGTTDADQQAWSVFSDLAAEEGIELDIVSFSDYNPVNEALAQGELDVNKFQHIKYLSEYNVSSGNDLRIVGSTEIVPLALFWKDHDTLDGIEGEEVAIPNDPSNQGRAINVLAQADLVTLKDGVQDPLTPTPADIDGENSKVSVVPVDASQTPSAYNEGRPAIINNSWLDRSGIDPQLAIFQDDPNSPEAEPYINVFATTSDRVDDEVLNRLAELWHDPKVTDAVAQDSKGTSVPVQRDKGELNDILERLESQQ; encoded by the coding sequence ATGCGCTTCACCCGTGCTTTCGCCGCTGCGTCGGCGACACTGATCGCGGCTGCCGGCTTGACGGCCTGCTCCGACGAGCAGGAGCAGGCAGACCCCGCCAACAACGCTGACGGCGAGCCCGCCGTCGTCCGCATCGGCACCACCGACGCCGACCAGCAGGCGTGGTCCGTCTTCTCCGACCTCGCCGCAGAGGAGGGCATCGAGCTCGACATCGTCTCCTTCTCCGACTACAACCCGGTCAACGAGGCTCTCGCGCAGGGCGAGCTGGACGTGAACAAGTTCCAGCACATCAAGTACCTGTCCGAGTACAACGTCAGCTCCGGCAACGACCTGCGCATCGTCGGCTCCACCGAGATCGTGCCCCTCGCCCTGTTCTGGAAGGACCACGACACCCTCGACGGCATCGAGGGCGAAGAGGTGGCCATCCCGAACGACCCCTCCAACCAGGGCCGCGCGATCAACGTGCTCGCGCAGGCTGACCTGGTGACGCTGAAGGACGGCGTCCAGGACCCGCTGACCCCGACCCCCGCCGACATCGACGGCGAGAACTCCAAGGTCTCCGTCGTCCCGGTGGACGCCTCGCAGACGCCGTCCGCCTACAACGAGGGCCGCCCCGCCATCATCAACAACAGCTGGCTGGACCGCTCCGGCATCGACCCGCAGCTGGCCATCTTCCAGGACGACCCGAACTCCCCCGAGGCCGAGCCCTACATCAACGTCTTCGCCACCACTTCTGACCGCGTCGACGACGAGGTGCTCAACCGCCTCGCCGAGCTGTGGCACGACCCGAAGGTGACCGATGCTGTCGCCCAGGATTCGAAGGGCACCTCCGTCCCGGTCCAGCGCGACAAGGGCGAGCTCAACGACATCCTCGAGCGCCTGGAGAGCCAGCAGTAA
- a CDS encoding MetQ/NlpA family ABC transporter substrate-binding protein produces the protein MRLTHFAAAAAAALAATSLVACSNESGDASGDSASGDGDGDTVTVRIGTTDADLEAWSAFEKKAEEYGVALDIVRFTEYPPVNPALDEDQIEISKFQTINYQAQYNASTGKDLRIIGSGEINILGLFWKDHDSLDGIEGEEVAIPNDPSNQGRAINVLVQADLVTLKPGAPTLTPTPSDIDENASKVTVVAVDASQTPSAYNEGRPAIINNNWLGRSGIDPASSVAADDPNSELAEPYINVFTVRAEDIDNETYATLVDAWQSDEVTEALNRDSGGTAVQVQRSKEELNEILDRLVEEYS, from the coding sequence ATGAGACTGACCCATTTCGCTGCCGCAGCAGCGGCCGCCCTCGCCGCGACGAGCCTCGTCGCCTGCTCGAACGAGTCCGGCGACGCGTCCGGCGATTCCGCCTCCGGTGACGGTGACGGTGACACCGTCACCGTGCGGATAGGCACAACCGACGCCGACCTCGAGGCGTGGTCCGCGTTTGAGAAGAAGGCCGAGGAATACGGCGTCGCGCTCGACATCGTCCGCTTCACGGAGTATCCGCCGGTCAACCCGGCTCTGGACGAAGACCAGATTGAGATATCGAAGTTCCAGACGATCAACTACCAGGCTCAGTACAACGCCTCCACGGGCAAGGATCTGCGCATCATCGGTTCCGGTGAGATCAACATCCTCGGCCTGTTCTGGAAGGACCACGACTCCCTCGACGGTATCGAGGGCGAAGAGGTTGCGATCCCGAACGACCCCTCGAACCAGGGCCGCGCGATCAACGTCTTGGTCCAGGCGGACCTTGTCACGCTCAAGCCTGGCGCGCCGACGCTGACGCCGACGCCGTCCGACATCGACGAGAACGCCTCGAAGGTCACCGTCGTCGCCGTCGACGCGTCCCAGACCCCGTCGGCGTACAACGAGGGTCGGCCGGCCATCATCAACAACAACTGGCTGGGCCGCTCCGGCATTGACCCTGCCTCTTCCGTCGCCGCGGACGACCCGAACTCCGAGCTCGCCGAGCCGTACATCAACGTGTTCACCGTCCGCGCCGAGGACATCGACAACGAGACCTACGCGACGCTTGTCGACGCCTGGCAGTCCGACGAGGTCACCGAGGCCCTGAACCGGGACTCGGGCGGCACCGCCGTTCAGGTCCAGCGCTCCAAGGAGGAACTCAACGAGATCCTCGACCGACTCGTGGAGGAGTACAGCTAA
- a CDS encoding methionine ABC transporter ATP-binding protein, with translation MSTTGTRVELRDVSKVFTSGGRDVTAVDGVTLTVEPGEILGVIGYSGAGKSTLVRLINGLDMPTGGELLLDGTDVVGMSEKKLRAIRRNVGMIFQQFNLLQSRTAAGNIAYPLELAGMKKAQRKERVAELLDFVGLADRGSNYPEQLSGGQKQRVGIARALATNPSLLLADEATSALDPETTQEVLAVLRRANEELGITIIVITHEMEVIRSIADKVAVMENGKVVEYGSTYKVFSDPQAAVTRRFVATSLRDTPDEVEVAALLDAPGRLFTVNLTEDSGFFGAAARAREKGVSVQPVHAGITTLQHHSFGKMTVRLNGSDEAITEFLTTLQNTTDIEEITR, from the coding sequence GTGTCCACAACCGGTACCCGGGTCGAGCTCCGGGATGTGTCCAAGGTGTTCACCTCCGGCGGCCGCGATGTCACCGCGGTCGACGGGGTCACCCTCACCGTCGAGCCCGGAGAGATCCTCGGCGTCATCGGCTATTCGGGCGCCGGCAAGTCGACGCTTGTGCGGCTCATCAACGGCCTCGACATGCCGACGGGTGGCGAACTCCTGCTCGACGGCACCGACGTCGTCGGCATGAGCGAGAAGAAGTTGCGCGCCATCCGCCGCAACGTCGGCATGATCTTCCAGCAGTTCAACCTGCTGCAATCGCGCACCGCGGCGGGTAACATCGCCTACCCGTTGGAGCTGGCGGGGATGAAGAAGGCGCAGCGCAAGGAGCGCGTGGCGGAGCTGCTCGACTTCGTCGGGCTCGCCGACCGCGGCAGCAACTACCCAGAGCAGCTCTCCGGCGGCCAGAAGCAGCGCGTGGGCATCGCCCGCGCCCTGGCCACCAACCCCTCGCTGTTGCTTGCCGACGAAGCCACCTCCGCCCTCGACCCGGAAACGACGCAGGAGGTCTTGGCCGTCCTGCGCCGCGCCAACGAGGAGCTGGGCATCACCATCATCGTGATCACCCACGAGATGGAGGTCATTCGCTCCATCGCCGACAAGGTCGCGGTGATGGAAAACGGCAAGGTGGTCGAGTACGGCTCCACCTACAAGGTGTTCTCGGACCCGCAGGCGGCGGTGACCCGCCGCTTCGTGGCCACCAGCTTGCGCGACACCCCCGACGAGGTCGAGGTCGCGGCGCTTCTCGACGCGCCGGGCCGCCTGTTCACCGTCAACCTCACGGAGGACTCCGGCTTCTTCGGCGCCGCGGCCCGCGCCCGCGAGAAGGGCGTGTCGGTGCAGCCTGTGCACGCGGGCATCACCACGCTGCAGCACCATTCCTTCGGCAAGATGACGGTGCGCCTCAACGGCAGCGACGAGGCCATCACCGAGTTCCTCACGACCCTCCAGAACACCACCGACATTGAGGAGATCACCCGATGA
- a CDS encoding methionine ABC transporter permease translates to MNQFVLAAGPDWDRLGPLFVEAIGDTLVMVSITMVVGGIFGLILGLLLYTTRPSGILKNAPIYWIINILVNFFRPIPFIIMIAMLYPITLNVVGTTIGREAATFVMCVAATFTVARIVEQNLVAIDPGVIEAARSMGAGPWHIIRTVILPEALGPLILGYTFIFIAVIDMSAMAGYIGGGGIGDFAIVYGYRQFQPSVTFAAVIVIVVIVQLAQFLGNWLSKKVMRR, encoded by the coding sequence ATGAACCAGTTCGTCCTCGCGGCTGGCCCGGACTGGGACCGGCTCGGCCCCCTCTTCGTCGAGGCCATCGGCGACACCCTGGTGATGGTCAGCATCACCATGGTCGTCGGCGGCATTTTCGGCCTCATCCTCGGCCTGCTGCTGTACACCACGCGCCCGAGCGGGATTCTGAAGAACGCCCCGATCTACTGGATCATCAACATCCTGGTGAACTTCTTCCGCCCGATCCCGTTCATCATCATGATCGCGATGCTCTACCCCATCACCCTCAACGTCGTGGGGACGACCATCGGGCGCGAGGCCGCCACCTTCGTCATGTGCGTCGCCGCCACCTTCACCGTGGCCCGCATCGTCGAGCAGAACCTCGTGGCCATCGACCCCGGCGTCATCGAGGCGGCCCGCTCCATGGGCGCTGGCCCCTGGCACATCATCCGCACGGTGATCCTGCCCGAGGCTCTCGGCCCGCTGATCCTCGGCTACACCTTCATCTTCATCGCCGTGATCGACATGTCCGCGATGGCCGGCTACATCGGCGGCGGCGGCATCGGTGACTTCGCCATCGTCTACGGCTACCGCCAGTTCCAGCCCTCGGTGACCTTCGCCGCGGTGATCGTCATCGTGGTGATCGTGCAGCTGGCCCAGTTCCTGGGCAACTGGCTGTCGAAGAAGGTCATGCGCCGCTAG
- a CDS encoding sucrase ferredoxin: protein MSDTVEMLCSDNEVEPLPGTAKKGVVYVLFEWPGSWSHDILDGDTFGPELTAKLKDHMATWGASLQLIRHPTREGRQIKDHHLYIVFSDIGLTEVKHVDGPEAILDLDLSGPGRNDAMARLAPLVLVCTHAKRDRCCAIKGRPLVNEIERRYPFKEGRDVVWETSHMKGHRFAATLMLMPWGYSFGRMNLEATVAMLAEAMRGLFFVPGNRGRGIYSPVGQAAEIAVASHLAGTGERVMYGQLRIASEDTDDNEATVGVADTGSGAKYTVRLRRHAVSGIISSCGDAPKDGSYWQAQDVTLTQS from the coding sequence ATGAGCGACACGGTGGAAATGCTTTGCTCCGACAACGAGGTCGAACCGCTGCCCGGGACCGCCAAAAAGGGAGTGGTCTACGTCCTGTTCGAGTGGCCGGGTAGCTGGAGCCACGACATCCTCGACGGCGACACCTTCGGCCCCGAGCTCACCGCCAAGCTGAAGGACCACATGGCCACATGGGGCGCGTCGCTGCAGCTCATCCGCCACCCCACGCGGGAGGGGCGGCAGATCAAAGATCACCACCTCTACATCGTGTTCAGCGACATCGGGCTCACGGAGGTCAAGCATGTCGACGGCCCCGAGGCGATCCTCGACCTCGACCTGTCCGGGCCGGGGCGCAACGACGCGATGGCGCGCCTGGCCCCGCTCGTGCTCGTGTGCACCCACGCCAAGCGCGACCGGTGTTGCGCGATCAAGGGGCGCCCGCTGGTCAACGAGATTGAGCGGCGCTACCCCTTCAAGGAGGGCCGCGACGTGGTGTGGGAGACCTCGCACATGAAGGGCCACCGCTTCGCCGCCACGCTCATGCTCATGCCGTGGGGCTACAGTTTCGGGCGGATGAACCTAGAGGCGACCGTCGCCATGCTCGCCGAGGCGATGCGCGGGCTGTTCTTCGTTCCCGGCAACCGCGGGCGAGGAATCTATTCGCCAGTCGGCCAGGCCGCGGAGATTGCGGTGGCCTCCCACCTCGCCGGCACAGGGGAGCGGGTCATGTACGGCCAGCTCCGCATCGCCTCAGAAGACACGGACGACAACGAGGCCACGGTTGGGGTGGCGGACACCGGCTCCGGCGCCAAGTACACCGTGAGGCTGCGCCGCCACGCGGTCTCGGGCATCATCTCGTCCTGCGGCGACGCCCCCAAGGACGGGTCGTACTGGCAGGCGCAGGACGTCACGCTGACGCAGAGCTAA
- a CDS encoding Y-family DNA polymerase, translating into MRVAAVWFPDWPVQAARLEAEDELAEPVAVVAQHRVKACSAAAREAGVRRGMKLRHAQALVPAVSVVEDNPDRDGRTFAALAASFDEVASSVEVLRPGLVVVDAAAAGRFHGGEDVATEMLLDAASRRGIDAFAGVADEIATAVIAARASAVVKPGGSARFLAGLPLRVLLAEVALGADAQTVTELGQLGIATLGDLAAVPATAMTTRFGAAGMHLHRIARAAPDRRVAPELPVADLAVAVTPDEPIDRVDAAAFAARALAAGLHERLKAAGCNCLRLKVVAELETGQRVERVWRTREALSESATADRVRWQLDGWLTSGGAGAITSLILEPLELAQPEEVAQLWGEAAGTDTARRVVERVQSQLGIDAVVQPIPVGGRGVAERVALVPFGEQPPEAQRHAWPGAIPPPLPARLGGGIEHPASAVTLIDASAQRIGVTAEALLTAAPYAMAWGQERYLVTGWAGPWPVDEGWWGARPHKVARLQVVGTREGSDTPQAWLLVWTRGRWRVEAVYG; encoded by the coding sequence GTGCGCGTCGCCGCCGTGTGGTTTCCGGACTGGCCGGTGCAGGCGGCGCGGCTCGAGGCGGAGGACGAGCTCGCCGAGCCGGTCGCGGTGGTGGCCCAGCACCGCGTCAAGGCGTGTTCCGCCGCGGCGCGCGAGGCGGGGGTGCGGCGGGGGATGAAGTTGCGCCACGCTCAGGCGCTCGTGCCCGCTGTGAGCGTTGTGGAGGACAACCCGGACCGCGACGGGCGCACGTTCGCCGCCTTAGCGGCGAGCTTCGATGAGGTCGCCTCGTCCGTCGAGGTGCTGCGGCCCGGTCTCGTGGTGGTCGACGCCGCCGCCGCGGGGCGTTTCCACGGGGGTGAGGATGTGGCGACGGAGATGCTTCTCGACGCCGCCTCGCGCCGCGGCATCGACGCCTTCGCAGGTGTTGCCGACGAGATCGCGACGGCGGTTATTGCGGCGCGGGCGTCGGCCGTCGTGAAGCCTGGCGGCTCCGCCCGCTTCTTGGCGGGCCTGCCGCTGCGCGTGTTGCTGGCGGAGGTGGCGCTGGGCGCTGACGCGCAGACGGTGACGGAGCTGGGGCAGTTGGGCATTGCCACCCTCGGCGACCTCGCGGCGGTGCCCGCGACAGCGATGACCACGCGTTTCGGCGCCGCGGGTATGCACCTGCACCGCATCGCCCGTGCGGCCCCGGACCGCCGCGTCGCCCCGGAGCTGCCGGTGGCGGATCTGGCCGTCGCGGTCACTCCGGACGAGCCGATCGACCGCGTCGACGCCGCGGCCTTCGCCGCACGCGCGCTCGCGGCCGGGCTGCACGAACGGCTGAAGGCTGCCGGCTGTAACTGTCTGCGCCTCAAAGTGGTGGCCGAGCTGGAGACGGGGCAGCGCGTCGAGCGCGTGTGGCGCACCCGCGAGGCGCTCAGCGAGTCCGCTACGGCCGACCGCGTGCGCTGGCAGCTCGACGGGTGGCTCACCAGCGGTGGGGCGGGCGCGATCACCTCCCTCATCCTTGAACCGCTCGAGCTGGCGCAGCCGGAGGAGGTCGCGCAGCTGTGGGGCGAGGCCGCGGGCACGGACACGGCGCGGCGCGTGGTCGAGCGGGTGCAATCGCAGCTGGGCATCGACGCCGTCGTTCAGCCCATCCCCGTCGGTGGGCGCGGGGTCGCCGAACGGGTCGCCCTCGTCCCTTTCGGCGAGCAGCCCCCGGAGGCGCAGCGGCACGCGTGGCCGGGGGCGATCCCGCCGCCGTTGCCCGCCCGGCTCGGCGGGGGGATCGAGCACCCAGCGTCCGCAGTCACGCTTATCGACGCCTCAGCGCAGCGCATCGGTGTCACAGCGGAAGCCCTGCTCACCGCCGCGCCCTACGCGATGGCGTGGGGGCAGGAGCGCTACCTCGTGACGGGGTGGGCGGGCCCGTGGCCGGTGGACGAGGGCTGGTGGGGTGCGCGCCCGCATAAGGTGGCGCGGCTGCAGGTCGTCGGCACGCGAGAAGGAAGCGATACCCCGCAGGCCTGGCTGCTGGTGTGGACGAGGGGGAGGTGGCGCGTCGAGGCCGTCTACGGCTAG
- a CDS encoding IS256 family transposase, with product MTAGPNHIDPTAYLDELLAQASPDLMRQMLQDFINQILSTQADSICGADYATVSDTRTNHRNGYRHRDLDTRVGTIDVRIPKLRHGSFFPDWLLERRSRAERALATVVATCYLKGVSTRRMNDLVATLGITNLSKSQVSTMAKELDVMVEDFRTRPLDTGPYLYVSCDALTMKVREGGRVVKTSVLLATGVNADGYRELLGMQVATAESAASWTGFFRDLKARGLDQVYLVTSDAHLGIQAAVGDCLPNASWQRCRTHFAKNLSSMVPKTQWPTLSAMFHTIFQQPDAQAVWDQARDVIEFCQQKFPHVADYLEESLDDLLAFTNAPKAVWTKVWSNNPTERLNREIRRRTDVVGIFPNRDAVVRLVGAVLAEQHDDWIQQKRYMSLTSLEQTKTMMTATVIDAGESTQEVA from the coding sequence ATGACCGCTGGACCCAATCATATCGACCCGACCGCCTACCTTGATGAGCTGCTCGCCCAAGCATCCCCGGATCTGATGCGTCAGATGCTGCAGGACTTCATCAACCAGATCCTCTCCACCCAAGCAGACAGCATCTGCGGGGCCGACTACGCCACAGTCAGCGACACCCGCACCAACCACCGAAACGGCTACCGCCACCGCGACCTGGACACACGCGTGGGCACCATCGACGTGAGAATCCCGAAACTTCGCCACGGATCATTCTTCCCCGACTGGTTGTTGGAGCGCCGCTCACGAGCAGAACGCGCCCTGGCCACCGTCGTAGCCACCTGCTACCTCAAGGGGGTCTCCACCCGCCGCATGAACGACCTTGTCGCCACCCTCGGGATCACCAACCTGTCGAAGTCACAGGTGTCTACCATGGCCAAAGAACTCGACGTGATGGTCGAAGACTTCCGCACCCGCCCGTTGGACACCGGCCCCTACCTCTATGTTTCCTGCGACGCGCTGACGATGAAGGTGCGTGAAGGCGGGCGCGTCGTCAAAACCAGCGTGCTGCTGGCCACCGGGGTTAACGCCGACGGGTACCGGGAGTTGCTTGGTATGCAGGTCGCCACCGCCGAATCGGCCGCGTCGTGGACCGGGTTCTTCCGCGACCTGAAAGCCCGGGGCCTGGATCAGGTGTACCTGGTCACCAGCGACGCCCACCTAGGCATCCAAGCCGCTGTGGGTGACTGCCTACCCAACGCATCCTGGCAGCGGTGCCGCACCCATTTCGCGAAGAATCTGTCATCGATGGTGCCGAAAACCCAGTGGCCGACATTGTCGGCGATGTTTCACACGATCTTCCAACAACCCGACGCCCAGGCCGTGTGGGACCAGGCCCGAGACGTCATTGAGTTTTGCCAGCAGAAGTTCCCCCATGTGGCGGATTACCTGGAGGAATCCTTGGACGACCTGCTGGCGTTTACGAACGCGCCGAAAGCGGTGTGGACGAAGGTGTGGTCAAACAACCCCACTGAAAGGCTCAACCGGGAGATCAGACGTCGCACCGACGTCGTGGGGATCTTCCCCAACCGCGACGCCGTCGTGCGTCTGGTCGGGGCGGTACTCGCCGAGCAACACGATGATTGGATCCAGCAGAAACGCTACATGTCGCTAACCAGCCTGGAACAGACCAAGACGATGATGACAGCCACCGTCATTGATGCCGGCGAATCCACTCAGGAGGTTGCATGA